In Pelmatolapia mariae isolate MD_Pm_ZW linkage group LG2, Pm_UMD_F_2, whole genome shotgun sequence, one DNA window encodes the following:
- the immt gene encoding MICOS complex subunit MIC60 isoform X2 encodes MLRACLRGANATARKNYRRIPLTSLQQCRHYTAGESSSASKVVVAGLLTVSGGIGGTVLYAKWDHKFRAAVEKNVPYSDWLLGVALGPAAQDPGLPIKKRVELAQPPSMIEKQVKKSAKKEGAEGPVKDSSPVPSQPAQSIEEASAEVTHIISAISEVPSVPAPCDTEAAAVKECKECHEHKEATAVHPAATEPMKERPVEEVAARLAQQEQEEQDISASVSASLEDSLASSAKATLQAIGAQEAALQAIMQHTDKLKEAMEAEVLPEEKSNQWKDLEAALADRTTALNDARAALSKANESLDSLRSVIDKSKGLKISSVRPLVLAAEENLHNMVVDLDKMVMKVQSAESEAKIVSQYSELVNEAKRQFQREVSSLTPEIQANWKGLTGKLSTDDLNALIAHAHRRIDQLNRELAEQKVREKIHIDAALEQQKLEDQKALDNAVNTALQHVKEEARLDQERKLAELREVMEAEMRTQLRRQAAAHTDHVQDVLKVQEHELKAEAEQVLSSKILEQETRYRQLTQEQLDNFTLDMNTAYARLKGVEEAIDSHVVAEEEARKAHQLWLSVEALSYSLKTAEADVPTVPLENAAQAVRDSCRDNDFALALASALPEKSLQRGVYSEASLRARFNSLRSLARRVALIDESRNSLYQYFLSYLQAALLFEKSQEAPPSQLSSEDLDPFKLLSYASYCLEHGDLELAAKLVNQLRGEARRVVEDWLIEARLTLETRQVVNLLSAYANAVGLGTTQAP; translated from the exons ATGCTGAGAGCGTGTCTGAGAGGGGCTAATGCTACCGCCCGG AAGAACTACAGGAGAATCCCTCTTACCAGTCTGCAGCAGTGTCGGCACTacacagcaggagagagcag TAGTGCTTCCAAAGTGGTTGTTGCTGGCTTGTTGACAGTAAGTGGTGGCATTGGAGGGACCGTACTCTATGCCAAATGGGACCACAAGTTCAGAGCAGCGGTTGAGAAGAACGTCCCATACTCAGACTGGCTGCTGGGTGTGGCTTTGGGACCCGCTGCCCAAGATCCTGGCCTCCCCATAAAGAAACGG GTGGAGTTGGCCCAGCCGCCCTCTATGatagaaaaacaagtgaagaaGTCGGCGAAGAAGGAGGGAGCCGAGGGTCCAGTCAAAGACTCCAGCCCCGTCCCCAGTCAGCCTGCACAGAGCATAGAGG AGGCCTCAGCAGAGGTGACTCATATCATCTCAGCCATCAGTGAGGTCCCATCAGTCCCTGCTCCATGTGACACAGAGGCAGCAGCAGTCAAAG AGTGCAAAGAGTGCCATGAACACAAGGAGGCGACAGCGGTCCATCCTGCAGCCACAGAACCAATGAAAGAGCGTCCAGTAGAAGAAGTGGCTGCTAGACTTGCTCAACAAGAACAGGAGGAACAGGATATTTCAGCAT CGGTATCAGCCAGTCTTGAAGACTCACTGGCGAGCTCAGCCAAAGCTACTCTGCAGGCCATAGGAGCGCAAGAAGCAGCCCTGCAGGCTATCATGCAGCACACAGACAAACTGAAGGAGGCTATGGAAGCAGAG GTTCTACCTGAGGAGAAGTCAAACCAGTGGAAGGACCTCGAAGCTGCTCTTGCTGATAGAACCACCGCTTTGAACGATGCCAGAGCTGCTCTGTCGAAAGCCaa CGAGTCCTTGGACAGTCTCAGGTCAGTGATTGACAAGTCCAAAGGGCTGAAGATATCCTCTGTTCGCCCGCTGGTTTTAGCAGCAGAGGAGAATCTCCATAACATGGTTGTGGACTTGGACAAAATGGTCATGAAg GTTCAGTCTGCAGAGTCAGAGGCTAAGATCGTCTCCCAGTACAGTGAACTGGTTAACGAAGCCAAACGACAGTTTCAAAGGGAAGTCAGCAGTCTCACTCCCGAGATCCAGGCCAACTGGAAAGGACTCA cTGGTAAACTGTCCACAGACGACCTCAACGCTCTGATCGCCCATGCACATCGTCGCATTGACCAGTTGAACCGAGAGCTGGCTGAGCAGAAGGTCAGAGAGAAGATCCACATTGATGCAGCGCTGGAACAACAGAAACTTGAGGACCAGAAAGCTCTGGACAACGCTGTCAACACTGCCCTGCAGCACGTCAAAGAAGAGGCCCGACTGGACCAGGAGAGGAAG CTGGCTGAGTTAAGAGAAGTGATGGAGGCAGAGATGAGGACTCAGCTTCGGCGGCAGGCAGCAGCTCACACAGACCACGTCCAAGATGTGCTCAAAGTCCAGGAGCACGAGCTGAAAGCTGAGGCTGAGCAG GTACTGAGCAGTAAGATCCTGGAACAGGAGACTCGCTACCGTCAGCTGACCCAGGAACAGCTCGACAACTTCACTTTGGACATGAACACAGCCTACGCAAGACTGAAGGGGGTGGAAGAAGCTATAGACA GCCACGTGGTAGCAGAGGAGGAGGCTCGTAAGGCCCACCAGCTGTGGCTCTCTGTGGAGGCTCTCAGTTACTCCCTAAAGACTGCTGAAGCTGACGTGCCCACTGTGCCTCTGGAGAATGCCGCTCAGGCCGTTCGCGACAGCTGCCGAGACAACGACTTTGCCTTGGCGCTGGCGTCGGCTCTTCCAGAGAAATCCCTGCAGCGAGGCGTGTACAGCGAGGCCTCTCTCCGTGCCCGTTTCAACTCCTTGCGATCGCTGGCCCGCCGTGTTGCTCTCATCGATGAATCTCGTAACTCCTTGTATCAGTATTTCTTGTCCTACCTTCAAGCTGCACTGCTGTTTGAGAAGAGTCAGGAAGCTCCACCTAGCCAGCTGAGCTCTGAGGATTTAGATCCATTCAAGCTTCTGTCATATGCTAGCTACTGCTTAGAGCATggggacctggagttagcagcTAAACTGGTGAACCAGCTGAGAGGAGAGGCCAGGAGAGTGGTGGAGGACTGGCTTATTGAAGCCAGACTCACACTGGAAACTAGGCAGGTAGTGAATTTGCTGTCTGCTTACGCAAATGCTGTGGGTTTGGGTACCACACAGGCGCCGTAG
- the immt gene encoding MICOS complex subunit MIC60 isoform X1, which produces MLRACLRGANATARKNYRRIPLTSLQQCRHYTAGESSSASKVVVAGLLTVSGGIGGTVLYAKWDHKFRAAVEKNVPYSDWLLGVALGPAAQDPGLPIKKRVELAQPPSMIEKQVKKSAKKEGAEGPVKDSSPVPSQPAQSIEAPAEASQEASAEVTHIISAISEVPSVPAPCDTEAAAVKECKECHEHKEATAVHPAATEPMKERPVEEVAARLAQQEQEEQDISASVSASLEDSLASSAKATLQAIGAQEAALQAIMQHTDKLKEAMEAEVLPEEKSNQWKDLEAALADRTTALNDARAALSKANESLDSLRSVIDKSKGLKISSVRPLVLAAEENLHNMVVDLDKMVMKVQSAESEAKIVSQYSELVNEAKRQFQREVSSLTPEIQANWKGLTGKLSTDDLNALIAHAHRRIDQLNRELAEQKVREKIHIDAALEQQKLEDQKALDNAVNTALQHVKEEARLDQERKLAELREVMEAEMRTQLRRQAAAHTDHVQDVLKVQEHELKAEAEQVLSSKILEQETRYRQLTQEQLDNFTLDMNTAYARLKGVEEAIDSHVVAEEEARKAHQLWLSVEALSYSLKTAEADVPTVPLENAAQAVRDSCRDNDFALALASALPEKSLQRGVYSEASLRARFNSLRSLARRVALIDESRNSLYQYFLSYLQAALLFEKSQEAPPSQLSSEDLDPFKLLSYASYCLEHGDLELAAKLVNQLRGEARRVVEDWLIEARLTLETRQVVNLLSAYANAVGLGTTQAP; this is translated from the exons ATGCTGAGAGCGTGTCTGAGAGGGGCTAATGCTACCGCCCGG AAGAACTACAGGAGAATCCCTCTTACCAGTCTGCAGCAGTGTCGGCACTacacagcaggagagagcag TAGTGCTTCCAAAGTGGTTGTTGCTGGCTTGTTGACAGTAAGTGGTGGCATTGGAGGGACCGTACTCTATGCCAAATGGGACCACAAGTTCAGAGCAGCGGTTGAGAAGAACGTCCCATACTCAGACTGGCTGCTGGGTGTGGCTTTGGGACCCGCTGCCCAAGATCCTGGCCTCCCCATAAAGAAACGG GTGGAGTTGGCCCAGCCGCCCTCTATGatagaaaaacaagtgaagaaGTCGGCGAAGAAGGAGGGAGCCGAGGGTCCAGTCAAAGACTCCAGCCCCGTCCCCAGTCAGCCTGCACAGAGCATAGAGG CCCCAGCAGAAGCCTCTCAGG AGGCCTCAGCAGAGGTGACTCATATCATCTCAGCCATCAGTGAGGTCCCATCAGTCCCTGCTCCATGTGACACAGAGGCAGCAGCAGTCAAAG AGTGCAAAGAGTGCCATGAACACAAGGAGGCGACAGCGGTCCATCCTGCAGCCACAGAACCAATGAAAGAGCGTCCAGTAGAAGAAGTGGCTGCTAGACTTGCTCAACAAGAACAGGAGGAACAGGATATTTCAGCAT CGGTATCAGCCAGTCTTGAAGACTCACTGGCGAGCTCAGCCAAAGCTACTCTGCAGGCCATAGGAGCGCAAGAAGCAGCCCTGCAGGCTATCATGCAGCACACAGACAAACTGAAGGAGGCTATGGAAGCAGAG GTTCTACCTGAGGAGAAGTCAAACCAGTGGAAGGACCTCGAAGCTGCTCTTGCTGATAGAACCACCGCTTTGAACGATGCCAGAGCTGCTCTGTCGAAAGCCaa CGAGTCCTTGGACAGTCTCAGGTCAGTGATTGACAAGTCCAAAGGGCTGAAGATATCCTCTGTTCGCCCGCTGGTTTTAGCAGCAGAGGAGAATCTCCATAACATGGTTGTGGACTTGGACAAAATGGTCATGAAg GTTCAGTCTGCAGAGTCAGAGGCTAAGATCGTCTCCCAGTACAGTGAACTGGTTAACGAAGCCAAACGACAGTTTCAAAGGGAAGTCAGCAGTCTCACTCCCGAGATCCAGGCCAACTGGAAAGGACTCA cTGGTAAACTGTCCACAGACGACCTCAACGCTCTGATCGCCCATGCACATCGTCGCATTGACCAGTTGAACCGAGAGCTGGCTGAGCAGAAGGTCAGAGAGAAGATCCACATTGATGCAGCGCTGGAACAACAGAAACTTGAGGACCAGAAAGCTCTGGACAACGCTGTCAACACTGCCCTGCAGCACGTCAAAGAAGAGGCCCGACTGGACCAGGAGAGGAAG CTGGCTGAGTTAAGAGAAGTGATGGAGGCAGAGATGAGGACTCAGCTTCGGCGGCAGGCAGCAGCTCACACAGACCACGTCCAAGATGTGCTCAAAGTCCAGGAGCACGAGCTGAAAGCTGAGGCTGAGCAG GTACTGAGCAGTAAGATCCTGGAACAGGAGACTCGCTACCGTCAGCTGACCCAGGAACAGCTCGACAACTTCACTTTGGACATGAACACAGCCTACGCAAGACTGAAGGGGGTGGAAGAAGCTATAGACA GCCACGTGGTAGCAGAGGAGGAGGCTCGTAAGGCCCACCAGCTGTGGCTCTCTGTGGAGGCTCTCAGTTACTCCCTAAAGACTGCTGAAGCTGACGTGCCCACTGTGCCTCTGGAGAATGCCGCTCAGGCCGTTCGCGACAGCTGCCGAGACAACGACTTTGCCTTGGCGCTGGCGTCGGCTCTTCCAGAGAAATCCCTGCAGCGAGGCGTGTACAGCGAGGCCTCTCTCCGTGCCCGTTTCAACTCCTTGCGATCGCTGGCCCGCCGTGTTGCTCTCATCGATGAATCTCGTAACTCCTTGTATCAGTATTTCTTGTCCTACCTTCAAGCTGCACTGCTGTTTGAGAAGAGTCAGGAAGCTCCACCTAGCCAGCTGAGCTCTGAGGATTTAGATCCATTCAAGCTTCTGTCATATGCTAGCTACTGCTTAGAGCATggggacctggagttagcagcTAAACTGGTGAACCAGCTGAGAGGAGAGGCCAGGAGAGTGGTGGAGGACTGGCTTATTGAAGCCAGACTCACACTGGAAACTAGGCAGGTAGTGAATTTGCTGTCTGCTTACGCAAATGCTGTGGGTTTGGGTACCACACAGGCGCCGTAG
- the slbp gene encoding histone RNA hairpin-binding protein, producing MSDWTKERRREDHNIEHEKSFGPSRWSHCRKRGINGSLRSNSEADDIDRGRNGHTDSSYKHPDRRHASFTTPESTGSVTRCGRQADWGSQVEDDEMRRDVHRDMQRYRRRILGAEFTQRERRASSGSSGSCDSREGDNMETDEAVLLRRQKQINYGKNTLAYDRYIKEVPKHMRQPGVHPKTPNKFRKYSRRSWDQQIKLWKVKLHAWDPPAEEGQDKTLDVVEELNLDDVMDIELDFPTITDSQNTQTSLPIHSLSVEDEDCGTPVKVQRTAEPNMA from the exons ATGTCTGACTGGACCAAAGAGCGGCGACGTGAGGATCACAACATCGAGCACGAAAAAAG CTTTGGCCCATCTCGATGGTCCCACTGCAGGAAGAGGGGGATCAATGGGAGCCTGCGGAGCAACAGCGAGGCAGATGATATTGATAGAGGAAGGAACGGACACACCGACTCCAGCTACAAACACCCTGATCGCAGACATGCTAG CTTCACTACACCAGAGAGCACAGGCTCAGTGACCCGCTGTGGTCGACAGGCTGACTGGGGCAGCCAGGTGGAGGACGATGAGATGAGGAGGGATGTGCACAGAGACATGCAGCG TTACAGGAGGAGGATACTGGGGGCAGAATTCACCCAGAGGGAGAGAAGGGCCTCGTCTGGCTCGTCTGGAAG CTGTGACTCCAGAGAGGGAGATAACATGGAAACCGATGAAGCTGTGTTACTACGACGACAGAAACAGATCAACTATGGCAAGAACACGCTGGCCTACGACCGCTACATCAAAGAAGTTCCTAA ACACATGCGTCAGCCAGGCGTTCATCCAAAAACTCCCAATAAGTTCAGGAAGTACAGTCGTCGCTCCTGGGACCAGCAGATCAAACTGTGGAAGGTCAAACTACATGCCTGGGACCCCCCTGCAGAGGAAGGCCAGGACAAGACCCTCGATGTCGT TGAGGAGCTCAACCTTGATGATGTAATGGACATTGAACTAGATTTCCCAACCATTACTGACTCCCAGAACACCCAGACCTCGCTGCCGATACACAGCCTGTCAGTGGAG GATGAAGACTGCGGTACTCCGGTCAAAGTACAAAGGACAGCAGAGCCTAATATGGCATAG